From Serinicoccus profundi, the proteins below share one genomic window:
- a CDS encoding VOC family protein, whose amino-acid sequence MADYPQLLHTVLDTPEVRQLAEFYRQLLGLQYRPGDEPPVDENDDADWLVLTDAQGDRTLAFQEVDRLERTTWPRPDVPTQMHLDLTVPDRDALETQHRRALDLGAELLLDRTDDPDEPLYVYADPAGHPFCIFVA is encoded by the coding sequence ATGGCCGACTACCCGCAGCTGCTGCATACCGTCCTCGACACCCCCGAGGTGCGACAGCTCGCCGAGTTCTACCGCCAGCTGCTCGGTCTGCAGTACCGGCCCGGCGACGAGCCCCCGGTGGACGAGAATGACGACGCCGACTGGTTGGTCCTCACCGACGCCCAAGGCGACCGCACCCTGGCCTTCCAGGAGGTCGACCGCCTCGAGCGGACGACGTGGCCGAGGCCCGACGTGCCGACGCAGATGCACCTGGACCTGACGGTGCCGGACCGTGACGCGCTCGAGACCCAGCACCGACGGGCTCTCGACCTGGGCGCCGAGCTCCTCCTCGACCGCACCGACGACCCGGACGAACCGTTGTACGTCTACGCCGACCCGGCCGGTCACCCGTTCTGCATCTTCGTCGCCTGA
- a CDS encoding DUF418 domain-containing protein, producing MTDKPTSVRVADTARVGPPRALAPDLARGFMLLLIVLANIPWFLQGAPHGLSVGHPVGATGVDRVVQTLMIVLVDARALPMFALLFGYGMVQFARAQEARGTPVAGFRAMLRRRHVALLVIGVLHAALLWYGDVLGPYGILGLVLVPLLFWRSTRAIRIVRGVLVGLLAVFAALSVVSGVALLSVPQESWDTAMWMPATTDANGISSYAASVLPRLGEYVFILGFSVFSLSVPAAILTGWLWAREGVLDRPTEHLPRLRRTAVVALPVAWLGGVPLMLVHTGVWLTPELSFMVIGVQMLTGLAGGLGYAAVFGLVAARLQSRVGAEERDAAGAKAGWVAGALASVGRRSLSAYLWQSVVMAPLMAAWGLGLGGRIGSAGAAAVAILIWLASVGWCAWLDRAGRPGPAEVVLRRVTYADRGRSVAPVGEAR from the coding sequence ATGACGGACAAACCAACCTCGGTGCGGGTGGCCGACACCGCTAGGGTGGGGCCACCGCGGGCCCTGGCCCCGGACCTGGCGCGGGGCTTCATGCTGCTGCTCATCGTGCTGGCCAACATCCCGTGGTTCCTCCAGGGCGCCCCGCACGGGTTGTCGGTCGGCCACCCGGTCGGCGCGACGGGGGTGGACCGGGTGGTGCAGACGCTGATGATCGTGCTCGTCGACGCGCGGGCCCTGCCGATGTTCGCGCTGCTCTTCGGCTACGGGATGGTGCAGTTCGCCCGTGCGCAGGAGGCCCGGGGGACGCCTGTCGCAGGCTTCCGGGCCATGCTGCGGCGCCGGCACGTCGCGCTGCTCGTCATCGGGGTGCTGCACGCGGCGCTGCTCTGGTACGGCGACGTGCTCGGGCCATACGGGATCCTCGGGCTGGTGCTGGTGCCGCTGCTCTTCTGGCGCAGCACCCGCGCCATCAGGATCGTCCGTGGCGTGCTGGTCGGTCTGCTCGCGGTCTTCGCCGCGCTGTCGGTGGTCTCCGGCGTGGCGCTGCTGTCGGTGCCGCAGGAATCGTGGGACACGGCGATGTGGATGCCGGCGACGACGGACGCGAACGGCATCTCGTCCTACGCCGCGTCGGTCCTGCCGCGCCTGGGCGAGTACGTCTTCATCCTCGGGTTCAGCGTCTTCTCGCTCAGCGTGCCGGCCGCGATCCTCACCGGGTGGCTCTGGGCGCGGGAGGGCGTGCTGGACCGGCCCACCGAGCACCTGCCCCGGTTGCGCCGCACCGCGGTGGTCGCTCTGCCCGTGGCCTGGCTCGGCGGTGTGCCGCTCATGCTCGTGCACACCGGCGTCTGGCTCACGCCGGAGCTGAGCTTCATGGTCATCGGCGTCCAGATGCTGACCGGGCTTGCCGGGGGCCTCGGGTATGCCGCGGTCTTCGGCCTGGTGGCGGCGCGCCTGCAGTCACGGGTTGGGGCTGAGGAGCGGGATGCCGCTGGCGCCAAGGCGGGATGGGTGGCCGGGGCTCTGGCGTCGGTCGGGCGGCGGTCGCTGTCGGCATACCTCTGGCAGTCGGTGGTCATGGCGCCGCTGATGGCGGCCTGGGGGCTCGGCCTCGGCGGGCGGATCGGGTCGGCGGGTGCGGCGGCGGTCGCGATCCTCATCTGGCTGGCGTCGGTGGGGTGGTGCGCCTGGCTGGACCGCGCCGGCCGGCCGGGCCCGGCGGAGGTGGTGCTGCGCCGGGTGACCTACGCCGACCGAGGTCGTTCCGTCGCCCCGGTCGGCGAGGCGCGCTGA
- a CDS encoding putative immunity protein has protein sequence MILPEVRDPRLITVRRGGLLTDTDHALLALWAAECAEHVLHLFEQQLPEDHRPRDAITATRSWAAGGVGMMQARSAGGHAMGAARELRGPARFAAYAAGQAACVGHVAEHDLGAAAYAIRAVQAAHPHDPHVRRAERDWQRAQVPEHLSALVVEDQARRDDICWSVFAD, from the coding sequence ATGATCCTCCCCGAGGTGCGTGACCCTCGTCTCATCACAGTCAGGCGCGGCGGACTCCTGACCGACACCGATCACGCCCTCCTCGCCCTCTGGGCCGCCGAGTGCGCCGAACACGTGCTCCATCTCTTCGAGCAGCAGCTGCCCGAGGACCACAGACCCCGCGACGCCATCACCGCCACTCGCTCGTGGGCGGCCGGCGGCGTGGGGATGATGCAGGCCAGGTCGGCGGGCGGTCATGCCATGGGTGCCGCCCGGGAGCTGCGCGGGCCGGCCCGGTTCGCTGCCTACGCCGCCGGACAGGCCGCCTGCGTCGGGCACGTCGCCGAGCACGACCTCGGGGCCGCCGCCTACGCCATCAGGGCGGTCCAGGCGGCACACCCTCACGATCCCCACGTGCGCCGCGCGGAACGCGACTGGCAACGGGCCCAGGTCCCCGAGCACCTGTCTGCCCTCGTCGTCGAGGATCAGGCTCGGCGCGACGACATCTGTTGGTCGGTGTTCGCCGACTGA
- a CDS encoding succinylglutamate desuccinylase/aspartoacylase family protein: protein MSTRRKPRPSFPIGTLKVRAGSRREVSLPISRLVTGAEVSLPVHVLHGREEGPTLWLSAAIHGDEVVGIEVVRRVLARLDPKTIRGTVLAVPIVNVLGVMSGDRYLPDRRDLNRSFPGSARGSLAGRIAHLMMKEVIGPSDVGIDLHTGADRRTNLPQIRCDLEDPKTRALAEAFGAPVAYHAKLRDGSLRYAARERGARVLLYEGGEAWRFDEWAIVAGVDGVMRVLAHLGMIEDPDVSSEPPRPSDICWRSGWVRARRTGIVHMDVALGQRVSEGEKLGELFNSFGKRLAIVKADRDGVVIGRAEAPLVNRGDALVHIGEITSEDRSGLDEDALDTDTP from the coding sequence GTGAGCACGCGCCGCAAGCCGCGGCCCTCCTTCCCCATCGGCACGCTCAAGGTCCGTGCCGGCAGCCGCCGCGAGGTCTCGCTGCCGATCTCGCGCCTGGTCACCGGTGCCGAGGTGAGCCTGCCGGTGCACGTGCTCCACGGGCGGGAGGAGGGCCCCACCCTGTGGCTGAGCGCGGCGATCCACGGCGACGAGGTCGTCGGCATCGAGGTCGTGCGCCGGGTGCTGGCCCGGCTCGACCCCAAGACGATCCGCGGCACCGTCCTGGCCGTCCCCATCGTCAACGTGCTCGGCGTGATGTCGGGCGACCGCTACCTGCCCGACCGTCGCGACCTCAACCGCAGCTTCCCCGGGTCGGCGCGCGGCTCGCTCGCGGGGCGCATCGCCCACCTCATGATGAAGGAGGTCATCGGCCCCTCCGACGTCGGCATCGACCTGCACACCGGGGCGGACCGACGCACCAACCTTCCGCAGATCAGGTGCGACCTGGAGGACCCCAAGACCCGCGCCCTCGCCGAGGCCTTCGGTGCTCCGGTGGCCTACCACGCCAAGCTCCGCGACGGTTCGCTGCGGTATGCCGCCCGCGAGCGGGGTGCGCGCGTCCTGCTCTACGAGGGCGGGGAGGCGTGGCGCTTCGACGAGTGGGCGATCGTGGCGGGAGTCGACGGCGTGATGCGCGTCCTCGCGCACCTGGGGATGATCGAGGACCCCGACGTGTCCTCCGAGCCCCCCAGGCCCAGTGATATCTGCTGGCGCAGCGGCTGGGTCCGTGCGCGCCGCACCGGCATCGTGCACATGGACGTCGCGCTGGGGCAGCGGGTGAGCGAGGGGGAGAAGCTCGGCGAGCTGTTCAACTCCTTCGGCAAGCGGTTGGCCATCGTCAAGGCCGACCGGGACGGCGTCGTCATCGGGCGGGCGGAGGCGCCGCTGGTCAACCGGGGTGACGCTCTCGTGCACATCGGGGAGATCACGTCCGAGGACCGCTCGGGGCTGGACGAGGACGCCCTGGACACCGACACCCCCTGA
- a CDS encoding ATP-dependent zinc protease: MTGSNHFITEQTVVGWREWVQIPQVDVPWIKAKIDTGAKTSAIHAFDLRSFDRDGRDWVNFAVHPWQATAQDEVAVELPVHDSRSVRSSSGHEEQRYVVRLPVVLGGREVPVEVTLTDRDEMGFRMLIGREALVQGFLVDPSLSYAGGRPERAVRRRNWGKA, translated from the coding sequence GTGACAGGGTCCAACCATTTCATCACGGAGCAGACGGTCGTCGGGTGGCGCGAGTGGGTGCAGATCCCGCAGGTCGACGTGCCGTGGATCAAGGCCAAGATCGACACCGGCGCCAAGACCTCGGCGATCCACGCCTTCGACCTGCGCTCCTTCGACCGTGACGGGCGCGACTGGGTCAACTTCGCCGTGCACCCGTGGCAGGCGACCGCGCAGGACGAGGTCGCCGTCGAGCTGCCGGTGCACGACTCGCGCTCGGTCCGGTCCTCCTCGGGGCACGAGGAGCAGAGGTATGTCGTGCGCCTGCCGGTGGTCCTCGGCGGTCGGGAGGTGCCGGTCGAGGTCACGCTGACCGACCGTGACGAGATGGGCTTCCGGATGCTCATCGGGCGCGAGGCGCTGGTGCAGGGTTTCCTCGTCGACCCCTCGCTCAGCTATGCCGGTGGTCGGCCCGAGCGGGCCGTGCGCCGCCGCAACTGGGGCAAGGCGTGA
- the rimK gene encoding 30S ribosomal protein S6--L-glutamate ligase produces MKLAILSRSLRAYSTQRLRTAALDRGHQVKVLDTLRFGIDLSGDEPDLHFRGKPLSTYDAVLPRVGASVTYFGTAVVRQFEQMDVYTPNTSNGIMNSRDKLRATQILSRHGIEMPATAFVRNRAEIPHAIEMVGGAPVVVKLLEGTQGIGVILAPTMKVAEAIIETLHGTNQQVLIQRFVKESKGKDVRALVVGDRVVAAMRRRAQGDEFRSNVHRGGSVEPVELDPAYQEIAVRAAHIMGLRVAGVDMLEGNDGPLVMEVNSSPGLEGIEAATKLDVAGAIVDYIADQAGFPDIDVRQRLAVSTGYGVAEIAVMSGSELVGQSIEASGLREKDIQILTLHRGTRVVPNPEGTKVLEDGDRLLCFGRHENMRSLIPARSRRPRRVRKLPKQPIHDDVPEA; encoded by the coding sequence ATGAAGCTCGCCATCCTCTCCCGGTCCCTGCGCGCCTACTCGACCCAGCGGCTGCGCACCGCGGCGCTCGACCGCGGCCACCAGGTCAAGGTCCTCGACACCCTCCGCTTCGGCATCGACCTCTCCGGAGACGAGCCGGACCTGCACTTCCGCGGCAAGCCGCTGTCGACGTATGACGCGGTCCTGCCGCGCGTCGGCGCGTCGGTGACCTACTTCGGCACCGCGGTCGTGCGGCAGTTCGAGCAGATGGACGTCTACACGCCCAACACCTCCAACGGCATCATGAACAGCCGCGACAAGCTGCGGGCCACCCAGATCCTGTCCCGCCACGGCATCGAGATGCCGGCGACGGCGTTCGTCCGCAACCGGGCCGAGATCCCGCACGCCATCGAGATGGTCGGCGGCGCGCCCGTGGTCGTGAAGCTGCTCGAGGGCACCCAGGGCATCGGCGTCATCCTCGCCCCGACGATGAAGGTCGCCGAGGCGATCATCGAGACCCTGCACGGCACCAACCAGCAGGTGCTCATCCAACGCTTCGTCAAGGAGTCCAAGGGCAAGGACGTGCGCGCCCTCGTCGTCGGCGACCGGGTCGTCGCGGCGATGCGGCGCCGCGCCCAGGGTGATGAGTTCCGCTCCAACGTCCACCGCGGCGGCTCGGTCGAGCCCGTCGAGCTCGACCCGGCCTACCAGGAGATCGCGGTCCGCGCCGCGCACATCATGGGGCTGCGGGTGGCCGGTGTCGACATGCTCGAGGGCAACGACGGGCCGCTGGTCATGGAGGTCAACTCCTCCCCCGGCCTGGAGGGCATCGAGGCCGCGACCAAGCTCGACGTCGCGGGCGCGATCGTCGACTACATCGCCGACCAGGCCGGCTTCCCCGACATCGACGTGCGCCAGCGGCTCGCCGTCTCGACGGGGTATGGCGTCGCCGAGATCGCGGTGATGTCGGGTTCGGAGCTCGTGGGGCAGTCGATCGAGGCATCGGGGTTGCGGGAGAAGGACATCCAGATCCTCACGCTGCACCGCGGCACCCGAGTCGTGCCCAACCCTGAGGGCACCAAGGTGCTCGAGGACGGCGACCGGCTGCTGTGCTTCGGCCGCCACGAGAACATGCGCTCCCTCATCCCGGCCCGCTCACGGCGACCCCGACGCGTCCGCAAGCTGCCCAAGCAGCCGATCCACGATGACGTGCCCGAGGCCTGA
- a CDS encoding Fic family protein — translation MDVAKFQKSPSGHLVPITGTSQGLTWQHHAFVPRPLGQASPVLDGRSYRAVADARAAIAALDATAARLPNPRLFRLPALRLEAQSTAALEGTYEPVERVLTAGDDDRADPSMREVLNYVLVAEQAFALDVDGHRLTVSSLEDLQGQLMSGTRLEGPASGRLRDLQVVIGRRPDAPPEVPAIKAAQFVPPPPGPDLRARLDDLLSWMQAQHDGIDPVVAAAMGHYCFEALHPFHDGNGRLGRLLVVLSLTWSGVLTEPSISVSPWFEARRERYYDCLLGISMTGDWSSWVTFFAQGLQSAADQAQRQMLQLVAVRDDLRERIRQSPIRSARAFDLVDHALASLTFTVAEAAEAVGLQKTGASKLIDSLVEHRILEQVGHRSYNRRFAAPDALAVLRGV, via the coding sequence GTGGACGTCGCAAAGTTCCAAAAGAGCCCTTCTGGACATCTTGTGCCCATCACCGGCACGAGCCAAGGTTTGACGTGGCAGCATCACGCCTTCGTCCCCCGCCCGCTGGGGCAAGCCAGTCCCGTGCTGGATGGCCGTTCGTACCGAGCAGTGGCCGACGCCCGCGCCGCCATCGCGGCTCTGGACGCCACCGCGGCGAGACTGCCGAACCCTCGCCTGTTCCGGCTACCGGCGCTGCGGCTGGAGGCTCAGTCCACAGCTGCTCTCGAGGGCACCTACGAGCCCGTCGAGAGAGTGCTGACCGCAGGCGATGACGACCGCGCGGACCCTTCGATGCGCGAGGTACTCAACTACGTGCTCGTTGCGGAGCAGGCTTTCGCGCTGGACGTTGACGGACATCGCCTGACGGTCTCGTCGCTGGAGGATCTGCAAGGGCAGCTCATGAGCGGCACTCGACTGGAAGGCCCCGCGTCAGGACGACTGCGGGACCTCCAAGTCGTGATCGGGCGACGTCCGGATGCGCCGCCGGAGGTACCGGCGATCAAGGCCGCTCAGTTCGTGCCGCCGCCGCCCGGACCCGACCTCCGCGCGAGGCTGGATGACCTCTTGAGTTGGATGCAGGCGCAACACGACGGGATCGATCCCGTGGTCGCGGCGGCTATGGGCCACTACTGCTTCGAGGCCTTGCACCCCTTCCACGACGGCAATGGACGACTTGGGCGGCTCCTCGTGGTCCTCTCCTTGACGTGGTCGGGCGTCCTCACTGAACCGAGCATCTCCGTGTCCCCCTGGTTCGAGGCGCGGCGGGAGCGCTACTACGACTGCCTCCTGGGGATTTCCATGACGGGAGACTGGTCATCGTGGGTCACCTTCTTCGCACAGGGGCTGCAGTCCGCGGCGGACCAGGCCCAGCGCCAGATGCTGCAACTGGTGGCTGTCCGCGATGACCTGCGCGAACGGATCCGTCAGTCACCTATCCGCAGCGCGCGCGCCTTCGATCTCGTCGATCATGCCCTGGCGTCGCTGACCTTCACGGTCGCGGAGGCGGCTGAAGCCGTTGGTCTGCAGAAGACGGGTGCGAGCAAGCTCATCGACAGTCTTGTCGAGCACAGGATTCTTGAGCAAGTCGGGCATCGGTCATACAACCGCCGCTTCGCGGCGCCCGACGCTCTGGCAGTGCTCCGAGGCGTGTAG
- a CDS encoding SDR family oxidoreductase, with protein MRIAIIGGHGKIALLLGPLLSGHEVTGVIRNPDQASDLEAAGLRPAVADVETMSTQQLTELLQGQDLVVWSAGAGGGDPERTYAVDRDAATRTMDAAEQAGVGRYLMVSYLGARRDHGVPEDNAFFAYAEAKSAADQHLRDSGLGWTIVAPGQLSLDEPTGSIEVRGSGPGSDPAASEGEELAPIARADVAAVIAAVVGREDLTGRMIEFVGGDTPIDQALDEVAAGA; from the coding sequence ATGCGTATCGCCATCATCGGAGGACACGGAAAGATCGCCCTGCTGCTCGGGCCGCTGCTGAGCGGTCACGAGGTGACCGGGGTGATCCGCAACCCCGACCAGGCGTCCGACCTGGAGGCCGCAGGGCTGCGCCCGGCCGTCGCGGACGTCGAGACCATGAGCACGCAGCAGCTCACCGAGCTGCTCCAGGGCCAGGACCTCGTCGTGTGGTCGGCCGGTGCCGGCGGCGGCGACCCGGAGCGCACCTACGCTGTGGACCGCGACGCCGCCACCCGCACCATGGACGCGGCCGAGCAGGCCGGGGTCGGGCGCTACCTCATGGTCAGCTACCTCGGCGCCCGCCGCGACCACGGGGTGCCCGAGGACAACGCCTTCTTCGCGTATGCCGAGGCCAAGTCGGCCGCCGACCAGCACCTGCGTGACTCCGGCCTGGGCTGGACGATCGTCGCGCCGGGCCAGCTGAGCCTGGACGAGCCCACCGGCTCGATCGAGGTGCGCGGCTCCGGGCCCGGGTCCGACCCGGCCGCCTCGGAGGGCGAGGAGCTTGCTCCCATCGCCCGCGCCGACGTCGCGGCCGTCATCGCCGCGGTCGTCGGGCGCGAAGACCTCACCGGGCGAATGATCGAGTTCGTCGGCGGGGACACCCCGATTGACCAGGCACTGGACGAGGTCGCCGCCGGGGCTTGA
- a CDS encoding MFS transporter small subunit, protein MVSAGLLYGVGETIARVTQLFG, encoded by the coding sequence GTGGTCTCGGCGGGGCTGCTCTACGGCGTGGGCGAGACGATCGCCCGCGTGACCCAGCTCTTCGGCTGA
- a CDS encoding sirohydrochlorin chelatase — protein MAVLGMAGPPVVGYVDVCGPTLEEVLGDVEDPVVVPYFLASGYHVKHDVPSATEQSPGALVTTALGVEPEVLDAVTDRVRESLGADGPDDAAPAVEAVLLLGAGSSVDSARAEVADVAAQVAGRFGAASGTAFLSGPGPRPADELARLRAQGHTRIAVAAHLLSPGFFLDRAHQVAVEAGAQPTAPLGTHPLLGALVARRYREALA, from the coding sequence ATGGCGGTGCTCGGGATGGCCGGTCCGCCGGTCGTCGGCTACGTCGACGTCTGCGGGCCGACCCTCGAGGAGGTCCTCGGCGACGTCGAGGACCCCGTGGTCGTGCCCTACTTCCTGGCCTCGGGCTACCACGTCAAGCATGACGTCCCCTCGGCCACCGAGCAGTCGCCGGGCGCGCTCGTCACCACCGCGCTCGGGGTCGAGCCCGAGGTGCTCGACGCGGTGACCGACCGGGTCCGTGAGTCGCTCGGTGCGGACGGCCCCGACGACGCCGCGCCTGCCGTCGAGGCCGTCCTCCTGCTGGGCGCCGGGTCCAGCGTGGACTCCGCACGCGCCGAGGTGGCCGACGTGGCGGCGCAGGTGGCGGGCCGGTTCGGCGCGGCGAGCGGGACGGCCTTCCTCAGCGGTCCCGGGCCGCGCCCCGCCGACGAGCTCGCCCGCCTCCGGGCGCAGGGGCATACCCGGATCGCCGTGGCCGCACACCTGCTCTCGCCGGGGTTCTTCCTCGACCGCGCCCACCAGGTCGCCGTCGAGGCGGGAGCGCAGCCGACCGCGCCCCTCGGCACGCACCCGTTGCTCGGTGCCCTGGTCGCCCGGCGCTACCGCGAGGCGCTCGCCTGA
- a CDS encoding phosphoadenylyl-sulfate reductase: protein MTLPATPTVLSLATRSEREDRDRLRALAHEAAPRLADADTETVMAWAAQTFGARMAVTSSMAESVLPHLVSRHQPGVDVLFLDTGYHFEETLQTRDRVAEALDITVADVRPQRSVAEQDAEFGPRLHDRDPGACCAMRKVEPLRRALAGYDAWVTGVRRAESPTRAMTPVVAFDESFGLIKINPLATWSDDEVRLYAELYDLPSNPLLTQGYPSIGCGPCTRQVAPGEDPRAGRWSGFAKTECGLHGGPDADRAEPEQEAS, encoded by the coding sequence ATGACTCTTCCCGCCACTCCGACCGTCCTGTCCCTGGCCACCCGCTCCGAGCGGGAGGACCGTGATCGCCTGCGTGCGCTCGCGCACGAGGCGGCCCCCCGTCTGGCGGACGCCGACACCGAGACGGTCATGGCGTGGGCCGCGCAGACCTTTGGGGCCCGGATGGCCGTGACCTCGAGCATGGCGGAGTCGGTGCTGCCCCACCTCGTGTCACGGCACCAGCCCGGTGTGGACGTGCTCTTCCTCGACACCGGCTACCACTTCGAGGAGACGCTCCAGACCCGGGACCGCGTCGCGGAGGCCCTCGACATCACCGTCGCCGACGTCCGCCCGCAGCGGTCGGTGGCCGAGCAGGACGCGGAGTTCGGCCCCCGGCTGCACGATCGCGACCCGGGCGCCTGCTGCGCCATGCGGAAGGTCGAGCCCCTGAGGCGGGCGCTCGCCGGGTATGACGCCTGGGTCACCGGGGTGCGCCGCGCGGAGAGCCCGACGCGGGCCATGACGCCCGTCGTGGCCTTCGACGAGTCGTTCGGGCTCATCAAGATCAACCCGCTCGCGACCTGGAGCGACGACGAGGTAAGGCTCTACGCCGAGCTCTACGACCTGCCGAGCAACCCGCTGCTCACCCAGGGCTATCCCTCGATCGGGTGCGGGCCGTGCACCCGCCAGGTCGCGCCGGGTGAGGACCCGCGGGCCGGCCGCTGGTCGGGCTTCGCCAAGACCGAGTGCGGTCTGCACGGCGGCCCGGACGCCGACCGGGCCGAGCCGGAGCAGGAGGCCTCATGA
- a CDS encoding GntR family transcriptional regulator, which yields MFDGRDPIYLQIAEAIRGEILTGALREGDQVMSTTQYATTYRINPATAAKAFAELVAEDVLVKQRGVGMFVAEGATGRLRASRRDAFFDDRLAPVVREAAALGITAAELTAYLHTHLDQEEDR from the coding sequence ATGTTCGACGGACGGGACCCGATCTACCTCCAGATCGCCGAGGCGATCCGGGGCGAGATCCTCACCGGGGCCCTGCGGGAGGGCGACCAGGTGATGTCGACGACGCAGTACGCCACGACCTATCGCATCAATCCGGCCACCGCCGCCAAGGCCTTCGCCGAGCTCGTCGCCGAGGACGTCCTCGTCAAGCAGCGCGGGGTCGGGATGTTCGTCGCCGAGGGTGCGACCGGCAGGTTGCGCGCCTCGCGCCGGGACGCGTTCTTCGACGATCGGCTCGCCCCCGTCGTGCGCGAGGCCGCCGCCCTCGGGATCACCGCCGCCGAGCTCACCGCATACCTGCACACCCACCTGGACCAGGAGGAGGACCGATGA
- a CDS encoding ATP-binding cassette domain-containing protein yields MTGLTVTTEDVSVRYGATHALDGVSLDLAAGRIHGLLGRNGAGKTTLLSLLASFARPDAGRVLLEGREPFEDADLMGATCLMRSAGDLPADSKVGDILALHQVGRPTFDRALADRMLDRFGVPARRTLAKLSRGQQSAVAAAVGLASRAPLTMLDEVHLGMDAPTRQEFTQLLLEDFAEHPRTIIISSHLISEIEHLLETVTILHEGRVLISEEADELRRQGVTVTGRADLVEAATQGLRTVGRRDLGPTREATVLGSAHEPWAAEAQRQGLQLGPVPLQDLFIHLTTKDAA; encoded by the coding sequence ATGACCGGTCTGACCGTGACCACCGAGGACGTCTCCGTCCGGTATGGCGCGACGCACGCCCTCGACGGCGTGAGCCTCGACCTCGCGGCGGGGCGCATCCACGGCCTGCTCGGGCGCAACGGCGCCGGCAAGACCACCCTGCTCAGCCTGCTCGCGTCCTTCGCCCGGCCGGACGCCGGGCGCGTGCTGCTGGAGGGACGGGAGCCGTTCGAGGACGCCGACCTCATGGGAGCCACCTGCCTCATGCGCTCGGCCGGTGACCTGCCCGCCGACTCCAAGGTCGGGGACATCCTGGCGCTGCACCAGGTCGGGCGGCCGACCTTCGACCGCGCGCTGGCCGATCGGATGCTGGACCGCTTCGGCGTGCCTGCGCGCAGGACCCTCGCCAAGCTGTCGCGGGGCCAGCAGTCGGCCGTGGCCGCCGCGGTCGGCCTGGCGAGCCGGGCTCCCCTCACCATGCTCGACGAGGTCCACCTCGGCATGGACGCCCCCACCCGCCAGGAGTTCACCCAGCTGCTGCTCGAGGACTTCGCCGAGCACCCGCGGACCATCATCATCTCCAGCCACCTCATCAGCGAGATCGAGCACCTGCTGGAGACCGTGACGATCCTGCACGAGGGGCGCGTGCTGATCTCCGAGGAGGCCGACGAGCTGCGCCGGCAGGGGGTCACCGTCACCGGTCGGGCAGATCTGGTCGAGGCGGCCACCCAGGGCCTGCGCACGGTCGGCCGACGCGACCTCGGCCCCACCCGGGAGGCCACGGTGCTCGGCTCCGCCCACGAGCCCTGGGCCGCAGAGGCCCAGCGGCAGGGCCTGCAGCTCGGCCCGGTGCCGCTGCAGGACCTCTTCATCCACCTCACGACCAAGGACGCAGCATGA
- a CDS encoding EamA family transporter: MPLRRTLLAVAVAVLWGLNFLAIHASLEHFPPLFLVALRFAVLAVPTILLVPRPQVPLRWLVGYGLGFGTLQFTGLYLGMAAGFPAGLASLVLQASAPFTVLLGVLLLGERLTPRRAAGVGVAVLGLLVVGLSRAEATSWVPFLLVVLGAFGWSLGNLSSRLAAPPNPLHLTLWMSVVPPLPMMAVSLLVEGPSAIWTSLATSASAAALPAWLGLAYTVVLGTIVGSGIWVWLMVRHPAGVVAPFSMLVPVVGMSTAWGVLGERPTLLELAGGVLVVGGVLWASLTLRRRPTPPPATPRERIPVPATPASPAVP; the protein is encoded by the coding sequence ATGCCGTTGCGCCGCACCCTCCTCGCCGTCGCCGTCGCGGTGCTGTGGGGTCTGAACTTCCTCGCCATCCACGCCTCGCTCGAGCACTTCCCGCCACTCTTCCTCGTCGCGCTGCGGTTCGCCGTGCTCGCGGTGCCGACGATCCTGCTCGTGCCGCGACCGCAGGTGCCGCTGCGGTGGTTGGTGGGCTACGGGCTCGGTTTCGGGACGCTGCAGTTCACTGGCCTCTACCTCGGGATGGCCGCCGGCTTCCCCGCCGGGCTGGCCTCGCTGGTGCTGCAGGCGTCGGCGCCGTTCACCGTGCTGCTCGGCGTGCTCCTGCTGGGTGAGCGGCTCACCCCGCGACGTGCCGCCGGGGTGGGTGTCGCCGTGCTCGGGCTCCTGGTCGTCGGCCTCAGCCGCGCCGAGGCGACCTCGTGGGTGCCCTTCCTGCTCGTCGTCCTCGGCGCCTTCGGCTGGTCGCTGGGCAACCTCAGCAGCCGGCTCGCCGCCCCGCCGAACCCGCTGCACCTCACCCTGTGGATGTCGGTCGTCCCGCCCCTGCCGATGATGGCCGTGTCGTTGCTGGTGGAGGGCCCGTCGGCGATCTGGACCTCGCTGGCGACGTCCGCGAGCGCCGCGGCGCTGCCCGCGTGGCTCGGCTTGGCCTACACCGTCGTTCTCGGGACGATCGTCGGGTCCGGCATCTGGGTGTGGCTCATGGTGCGACACCCGGCAGGCGTCGTGGCGCCCTTCTCGATGCTCGTCCCGGTCGTCGGGATGAGCACGGCCTGGGGGGTCCTCGGCGAGCGCCCGACGCTGCTCGAGCTGGCCGGCGGTGTGCTCGTCGTGGGCGGGGTGCTGTGGGCCTCCCTCACCCTCCGGCGCCGCCCGACCCCGCCGCCCGCGACGCCGCGTGAGCGCATCCCCGTCCCGGCCACGCCCGCCTCGCCCGCCGTGCCCTGA